The window aaaaataataaaaacagtaaGAACTCGTAGTTGCACTTGAATTGCATTAGAATACATCATCAAAATTATATAGTAGTAATAGTTTTTGACAATCTGATGGTGTTGTGATTTCAGTCTTTCTTCTGGCTCGGTTTCTTCCAACATTACTGTCAGTTGTTAGctcaattttggaattttaatttctgaattctcagTTTTCGATCCTCAACAAGCAAGTTAATCCATCAATCCtggttttgtattatttatgtgATAAATATTAGTAAACTTACCAAACCGCATAGGAGCAGTATGGTGGGTCTGTGTTCTAAAACTGGCCTGTGCCTTctagtgggatgttaatagcCTGCGGATGCCAACCAAAAAAACAGCAAAGTCTCAGCTCAAAATGCCTTTTCTATGAGTGAGGCATTCTATACAAAGCAGTGGAACAAACAATTCAGATCTTACCTTAGAATCAATCTGGTACGATTTTgactaacaacaaaatataatatcaaaaagTTTCTTATAGAATAGCAGGCCttgattatataatattgttgtGATAATGTAACATGTATTACTcaggtaattattatttcaactaATGTCTTTAGTTCATTTGCATTTAGAAAATAGTAAGTTATCTGCCTAACCATGCAAGATGCATTAACAATTACTTCATTTTAACTATAACAGAGAACAGATAGCAGTACTCTGTGCTGCAATCCACTGCtgtttatgggcaaacctttagtttagtttttagtttagtttttgataaagtttttttttttatgatgaaatttatttttatcaactaAATATCTCTTTAAATATACATCTGGTCTTTACTCCACTTATGTAATGGTGTGTGTGACAATTAACTATTTTCTTAATGCAAATTTACTGTAGTCTTTAcgtctataaaattataatgttaaatgCATTATCAAATGATGTTTCTGAATAGTATCAGAATAGTGATTCGTTCATGGCTGTCTGTATATATTAAGGTTTTTGTAAATATACATTAATTGTTTATTAGTATTagttaaatatattgaaaatattgtattaactcaatttgttttaatatttgccCTCAAACCTACCACATTTCAGTGTTTCAAGACAGAAACCAGTCAAGAACATATAACTACCCtaagcttataatattattgtccTACACAACCCTTCTGTATATACTATATTAGCAAGCTAGTTTGTCTGAATGTAGTAATCACAAGGAACTAgctaatctataaataaatctcTGAAATCATGCATATTTAAAAAGAACCCAGTTGAGATTGTTATGGGTTTCTTCTTAGGCGTGTATGCATGAGGAActctcagttttatttttaagtttacaaatgtaattattattaccacaTCAAAATAATgcaaagcatatttatttatacttcatAGGTTACAGTTGTGCCTATTGGATTAAAAAAcctttggattttttttaatttcatgttCCAGGTTGTTAGCTCGTTTAACTTAGCTAAGCTAACTGGAAACCAAATCAACATCTGTTCTTAAGTAGCTGGATGAAACTGATGACTGAataacgtttaaatgaaaaccaacaatatttaaaaaaatattaaatttattactagTGTACAATAGGTCCTAATGGTTCAGCTCTAATGTTACCCAGGTCTAATCGGCTGTCTATTGATTCGTCGATTTGTCCAACAATAGCTATGTTATCTCCTCGTATTATGTGAAGGCCTAGAACTACTTGCGCCACTCCTGTGGATGATGAAAACACTCGTTCATGGGATTCATCTAAAATAACGTTTATAGTTTGATCAAATCCCTTCAAGGTGCCGATAAAATTTCTTCCATCTGAAGTTATTACTGACACTGTTTGGTTTATATAGCTTTCTAGTCCAGACGCCATAGTGTACAAACTTTATCACTACTTAGTCAGGTACCTAatgaaattgatttatttaactttatttcagTTTCGGCGGcggtaacatttattttcaactgGTCGGTGACCATAGAGCGATAAATAAGTGACAGATAACCacagaatattatttaaagccTCAAGCTGCAAATTATCGTACATTGGCAATTTATCTCAGTTTTAGAAACCTTATGTAACCTGAAAATGCTTATTCTATGTTTCtctataataatatgtacacagataaaaaaacattacagcTTTCGGTTCAATGAGCATACAAAACTTACAACCAGTGAACAAGTATAGTCAATGTCACGCGGGATTGATCATTGAAGATTATGTCTATGACTCTGTGGCTGTTTGTGACACAGGTGTCAAGTGTGTGTCAGAGTCAACTGTCAGTAAAAAGTATTTCTGTTGAATTTGATAGTTAAGTcgtctaaaataaaatagacaatTTGTTATAAATGCTGAAAAGTAGATGCCCtacaaatcaatttaataattcaaacatgAGTTGGTAGGCAAGctgtcataaataattaaagtattaagattacatcaaaattctaaaataaccATGAGCAACGTAATCGTTCAATATGTTCTTCTACGAAGCGATTTAATGAAAGAATTAGGCTGGTCCATAGGTGCTTTGGTGGCTCAAGCGTGTCATGCATCTACAGCTGTGTTACATTTATACAAGGAAGATGAAAacacaataaagtatttacgtGATTTGGAAAATATGCATAAAGTTGTTTTAGAGGTAAATAAAAGGccttttttatatcaaatacCAGACGATAGTTATTTAGTCGGTATTtagattcaaattatatttattatagccaTAACAGGAATGCTTTGTGAGCAACAGGGGGTTGTTAATATTCCCCAGTTGGATCTATATAACACATATAGCACATTTGTTTCTATATTAATTATGATATCCAGcgcatataaataattaatatgatgtGTTTGATATGTGTAATATTCACACATAAAAATGAGAAATTAGTTCAATGAGCTGTAAGATCATAAGATCTTAGATCTAAACAAGAACTGAGAAATCATTGTCACAGTGATTCTGGAATGTCAAGCCCTGCCCTGCATAGCTACTTCTCAAAGATGCTGGAGTTccctagtaaaataaaaaaatatagatcaACCTAAAATCTATTGATATTTCATTAATccataaatctttttaattagTTACTTTTAATACACACAATTGCTTAAATTAGTTTAGTTCTAATGGAGTATCTATAGTTAAAACAGATTTAAAGCAAAACCTTATTGACAGGTTCCTAATGAAGAATCATTGAAGAAAGTAGCagaaaaactaaaagaaaattcAATTGACCACAAATTATGGATTGAACAGCCAGAGAATATTCCAACATGCCTAGCACTGAAACCTTACTCTAAAGATGAAGTGAAAAAGTATGtgggaaaatttaaattatataaagataccttgaatatataaataattgtaagacTAAACAATTATTACAAAAGATTAACTTGTCAGCACTTGGTttcattatacatatttataataataagtgattaaaaattttatatttttttatgagatGATCAATAATGTTTAATCATTCTAGGAGGCTAAATAAGGTAGGCATGTATTATAATAGCTCATTGCTTGAATTCACTGACAGAAATCTAGGAACCCAAATAGTAGGACATTAATTTGGATACAGATTTTGGGCATATTTCTCTTTACttctgactgcaatctcacgtaaGTGGTAAGTGATtctgcagtgtaagatggtagtaGACTAACCGGTTAAGTGAATCGCAGTAACATCAAGCCCATACCTACTCATAATCTGTTCTATGTGCGtattggaacgctaaatcccttGAAGGGCCTACTATTCGCATTTCTCGTTGtcaatataatatcaatatctGTTACGATCGTCAGCTGTTATCGCGGTTGAAACAACATGGAAGGGCTAGTTTgtgataatgttaaaataattaagcttGTTTTCagcctttttttttcaaaaagcaTACCTTCACAGGAAGACTAAAGTATTTTAGTAGGTACCTTGAAAATATCGTATCGTATAAGTCTGTACTTTAAAAAACGCAGAAGTAGCAATCGGCAGGGTGATTGCAACAGGTTTGGGTAAATCTTGCGAACACTGCTGTGAAACTTaccttttccatacaataaataaacaaaagtcacgtttgacagcagcgatcgcaagatttacgcctgtcccAAGCCTGTCGCGATATACGTTATCACTAATcaaccaattaaaaaataaaataatatcctaTCCTACCAATCATTCGGGCGTCAAGTTAAGCTGGACTAACCATACATCGATTAAGTTTAGACGTGCAATGGGCAgcaaaagaatagaatagaataaattttattgcttcaaCCGTGTAAATTTTTTggtgttgtatgtgggaatagttccaacagtttgccacATTCTGGCGTACaattttcatacatattttgagtttaaattacaaattactataACAAGCGACCGtactttctgcgtccaaggccgtgggttcgattcccacaactagaaaaatgtttgtgtgatgaacatgaaagttttacagtgtctgggtgtttatctgtatattataagtatttatgtgtaatatatttataaaaatattcatcagctatcatagtacccataccacaagctacgcttactttggggatagatggcgctgtgtgtattgacgtagaatatatttattttatttattaatcaatatCTTACAGGTTACTACTGGGaccatacaataaacaatagGCCGCACAATTTACTGGCGTGCTTATAAATCATGCGGACGAAAAAGCATGACATCGGTCGTCTTCAATAAATCTAATCTTACTGGCACGATCTATTCATAGGTTCTTACCGGGGCTACAGCGCTAATTTAGTGTGCCTGTGACTTTACCCCTTACTAATGGGTAGCGAGGAGGCTCAGCGAGGAgtctatgtaatttttttttatttttggagtCTATATCAGTTTACCGTAGTGATTTTCTGGGTGCCCATCTAACatccttaatttttaaaatatatggcaACATTGGAGATGTTGTCAtctttgtacctacctatacaacCTATCTACTAAAAGTAGGTATTTCTAACTACTTCCAAAACGATTTTTGCTTTAACATTGAGTGTCTTATTGTCAACTTGGGCTTTGAATTTCTAGTGTGCAAGTTATTTTGTGTTCTGAATGGTAATTACAAATCGTACGACAAAAACCGgatgaatttgaaataaacaCTATTCGTTGACGTTTATTAGACTTACGCAAAGTCGATTTGTCATACTTCTGTTTtatggaaatatataaaaaaagatccCTACGATCGCTAAAATTATCTTTTTAGGCTTATTAATAGTTGTTTTCTCATTATTTAAAGTGACATATGCTATGGTGGAACAAGTTACAttgttattgtatgtattaaaAACTTTGACATCTAGTGAGAACTGACCAAGCAGTGACTAATTATAGTTGTTTCcttaattgtttttaagttGGGCTATCAAAATTCCATGTCACGTATTTTGTTAATGCTTTTGACGGTGCACAGATTTTGAATAGATGTGTTTGCATTGTTTCAGCTGTTGATATAATCCAGGATGGCTTCATCTAACACCCTACAGAAAGCTATCGATCTCGTTACTAAAGCTACTGAGGAAGATAAAAACAAGAATTATGAAGAAGCCTTACGACTCTATGAGCATggtgttgaatattttttgcaCGCAGTGAAATACGAGGCACAGGGAGAAAGGGCCAAGGAGAGTATAAGAGCAAAGTGTTTACAGTACTTGGACAGAGCTGAGAAACTTAAGGAATATCTGAAGAAAGATCGTAAGAAAAAACCAGTGAAAGACGGTGATTCCAACTCAAAGAGTGAAGACAAGAAGAGTGATAGTGACAGTGACTCTGATGATCCAGAGAAGAAAAAATTGCAAGGAAAGCTAGAAGGAGCAATAGTGGTAGAAAAACCTCATGTCAAATGGAGCGATGTTGCTGGACTTGAAGCAGCTAAGGAAGCCTTAAAAGAGGCTGTAATCTTACCTATAAAATTTCCACATCTGTTTACTGGTAAAAGAATTCCTTGGAAGGGTATTTTACTCTTTGGCCCCCCTGGTACTGGTAAATCTTATTTAGCTAAAGCTGTAGCTACAGAAGCAAATAATTCAACATTCTTTTCTGTATCATCTTCTGATCTTGTATCAAAATGGCTTGGTGAGTCTGAGAAGCttgtaaaaaatttatttgaactTGCTCGTCAACACAAACCAAGTATAATTTTCATTGATGAAATTGACTCTTTGTGCTCATCGCGTTCTGATAACGAATCTGAGTCTGCCAGGAGGATTAAAACTGAGTTCCTTGTACAGATGCAAGGTGTAGGAAATGATATGGATGGCATTCTTGTGCTAGGAGCTACAAATATACCATGGGTACTTGATGCTGCCATAAGGAGAAGATTTGAGAAACGTATCTACATAGCTTTGCCTGAAGAGCATGCTCGGTTGGATATGTTTAAATTGCATCTTGGTAATACAAGACACCAGTTGAGTGAGACAGATATTAAAGTGTTGGCAGCAAAAACGGATGGATATTCAGGAGCTGACATAAGTATTGTAGTACGAGATGCATTGATGCAACCTGTGAGGAAAGTGCAGTCTGCAACACACTTTAAAAAGGTTACCGGGCCTAGTCCTACAGACCCAGATGTCATTGTTAATGATTTATTGACTCCATGTTCACCTGGCGAACCTGGTGCAATGGAAATGACTTGGATGGACGTACCAAGTGATAAACTTGGAGAGCCTCCTGTTACAATGTCTGATATGCTTAGATCTCTAGCCACATCTAAACCTACAGTCAATGATGATGACATGGTAAAACTAAAGAAATTTATGGAAGATTTTGGCCAAGAAGGTTAAATTTATCTGCCCCATTTACCTCTTTTTGAAAATGTCATAGAAGTATAGTGCCTATATTTTTGCGAGAGCTTATtgtaattattctgttatataatgtaattatgtTTTACCTGCTTTTCACATAATTAATTACCATACAGAGCACTTCATTGATATTAGATTATAAATGCTACTAGCTAAGTGAAAAGTTAtgggaattaataaaaaattaaatgtttgttgataaaggaaatattataattataatactttatttgtaACAGAAATATACACATGTTATGTGatgtcaaatataaaataaaatcttacatAATATTTCATCACAATTCCGTGTTGTATGCAAAAATATAGTCTGGATAAATTGTATGGATTTgtcttttcattaatttaaaaggaCCCAACCTgcattgaaatatttttgaaacacTTGAATGGCTTGTAAATTAATGTTGAATAACATATAACTAGGCAgtattttgtcacacttcaacagAAAGCACTGAATTATGTTACTTTCCAATATCAGAAAGTGACAAAACACTAACTATATTTATGcttatgccacatttatttgtTAGGCCATAAGAGTCCAGTGCCAAAACTACCTCAATGTGAGTTGGATCATTCTTGTTTAACTtcatttaactttaatattaattactatatttttttatagattatctTCTTCAAAACAACAGGgttttgacatttaattttaaatattataaaattgattgttTGATTAAGTTATAAACATTTTAGTTATGTAAATAtgagtaaaattaaaatgcctTTGTGAAATTAATtggtaaattcaaaaaattcaaatgtgAATTTTCTGGACTAATGTACAAGGCTACTTTGAAAGGCCATTGGGTATCCCTGTATCCAGCACAATGGACAACTTATGTTTCACAACTTTATCTGAGATCAATACTTCTAGAGAAGTAGCTGTACAACATTGTCGTAAAAAACGTTTGAACAATATGAGTTTACATTAAGGTTACAGGTGGGATCACACATAACTATGCAACACGAAAAAGGTTATGGTTCTAGataatataagaataaaaataattcataccTTCAATCTGTATCCCCTTTTCAAGTAGCCTTgtatttagttatattaatatattatatattcacattatgtattgtatatACACAGTGATCTTTTTTTTCGTCGTACAAATCCTTTAATCTATCTAATCTCCAGTAACGAAGCAATACTGAAAATAATTCAAGTCTACTACAcaagtggtaaaaaaaaaaagaaaatgcaggCTAATCAAATCAAGTacctattctatttttttttctgttgcaCGAAATCACCGCGATTGATTGAATATATTCGACTGCCAGTACACGCCTCTGAATCTCggtataggatgctttttatactcaaaacaattaattaaattttcttacattttttttattgatggaTAGTAGACATTGAAAGGAGCAACTGTATCACTGTTGTACGTGGAAGAAAAGTCACCGTGAATATAATTATTCTTGGTAAACACCATTTTTATGATCGTTTCTCTGATTTTTAACCCTTTTCCATGTTATTATAATGTATCTCGGAGCAGGAATAGTATATTGTGTTACAAACTAGATATacgtaaaatgtatttttcattttgtattgtTACATAAGTGGATAAAATAAAGTCTAATTAACAGTATGCACTAGTTTATAATTTTGGTAATGAAACACATattgaaaacaataatttattaacagtCAAGAATATCACGATATCATTTCAAGATTTATCACCTTAAAAATACAGATAATTATTACTAAGGTAAGATTAAAATTTGACGCTTTTCTTCGATCAGCAGAATTTGtaactgaaacaaaaaaaatgctaaGTAGGTGTACTCATTTCAtaaattctaattatttttttctaatcattattACAATTCTAAAGGTAGTCAAAATTTGAAAGTAAATTCTCGTGAAAACTGAAATGTACGTCATGTTAATCTATTAATCGACAgtagattggcgcagttggcagcgactctgctttacGAGTCCAAGGctctgggttcaattcccacaactggaaattgtttgtgtgatgaacatgaatgtttttcattggtTGGGTGTTTATCGTaagagtatattataaatatttatgtacctatattcaGTTGTCTTATTGCACATAACACATGCagcatgctacgcttactttggggctggatggcgatgtgtattgtcgtactgtatttatttatttgaataaaattcacGTCCGAAATTTTCACGGTTAATAAAATTGTGGAGACCTGAAATTGCACGTGTATTTGTGAACTTAGTGTGCATTTTTTATATCATCCATCTAGATACCTGCTTTCTATTTGTCTAAGCAATTATCTGAATACTATTGTCTTAAAAGGAATCCTCTTTCTTACTAGGAAAATTCCGGACCATAAAGATTCAAGTAATTTGTTCgaacagttttataaaattgacatgATCTGAAGCACGACTACACACGTGAATGTGGGCTTGAAGTGGCGTCAGTTCTGCGTAGAAGCGGGCAAGAGTAGTtgtgttaatttatttctaatggCAAAGTTTTAGCCTTAGTCGGTTTAGTATCTGTTATGAAGGAACAGAAAACTTAACTAACATTTTTaggtaataacataaaaaaacgtaACGTACGTATAAAACGTAATAAGAGGCTAAAATAAAGAGTATGcgcctataatttttttaaataataattattttcgcaTGAGGAAACGGATTTAAACTTCTATCGTCACTCAGTCTatcaatcataaaaaaaataaccataatTATTCTTTTGAAACATCGCGTTGCAACGAACGAACAATGCAACGAATCTGTGAAATTGCAGtgaagggataacttgtagtgaaataaaaaaaaagtgtagttAAAgtcttattaacaaaaaatctaatacctaataataccttcatatacctacctaatattacttataagtttataggtacctacaaagCAATTTTTGATATCGTATTCTCTAAACTGGTCAAatagaaattcgaaaaattcaTATTTCTTCATGCCCTTAGACCACTTACTTTGATCAAATTTTTCCACAGACATTAATGCCAATTTGATAAAACCGTTGGAAAAAGCGTGTTTGATCAAATTACTTGAAGGTCTTTAAGGTTTTTTTCCTACCTATTGAAACAGTTTTTTCACGCCTGTGGTTCCCGATTGTAGCAATGCAACGAATCTTCATAAGAGGTTTAGCTGGTGCTCGCAGACCCAGGGTGGAGACCATCAGACCTTGTGACGCAGTTTTAGCCTCGAAGTTTGTTAACCACGACGTTTCGGTTACCTGTGTTAAGTAAAGCGTTAAGTTAAGAAGACATGTTGCACGACTTTAGTCTTTTCGACAACCCCCATGGCGCAGGGTAAGCGTTCTAGCTCTATGACTGAGAAGTCCCGGGATTGAACCACGGCGGAGATAGTGAGAGATCTATGGTCTGGTTTCGGACATGGCTAGATCGTGGCATGTGAAGGTACGATGCCGCTTAGAGAGGTATTAGC of the Pararge aegeria chromosome 10, ilParAegt1.1, whole genome shotgun sequence genome contains:
- the LOC120626897 gene encoding U6 snRNA-associated Sm-like protein LSm8 gives rise to the protein MASGLESYINQTVSVITSDGRNFIGTLKGFDQTINVILDESHERVFSSSTGVAQVVLGLHIIRGDNIAIVGQIDESIDSRLDLGNIRAEPLGPIVH
- the LOC120626881 gene encoding putative peptidyl-tRNA hydrolase PTRHD1, producing the protein MSNVIVQYVLLRSDLMKELGWSIGALVAQACHASTAVLHLYKEDENTIKYLRDLENMHKVVLEVPNEESLKKVAEKLKENSIDHKLWIEQPENIPTCLALKPYSKDEVKKYVGKFKLYKDTLNI
- the LOC120626843 gene encoding vacuolar protein sorting-associated protein 4, whose amino-acid sequence is MASSNTLQKAIDLVTKATEEDKNKNYEEALRLYEHGVEYFLHAVKYEAQGERAKESIRAKCLQYLDRAEKLKEYLKKDRKKKPVKDGDSNSKSEDKKSDSDSDSDDPEKKKLQGKLEGAIVVEKPHVKWSDVAGLEAAKEALKEAVILPIKFPHLFTGKRIPWKGILLFGPPGTGKSYLAKAVATEANNSTFFSVSSSDLVSKWLGESEKLVKNLFELARQHKPSIIFIDEIDSLCSSRSDNESESARRIKTEFLVQMQGVGNDMDGILVLGATNIPWVLDAAIRRRFEKRIYIALPEEHARLDMFKLHLGNTRHQLSETDIKVLAAKTDGYSGADISIVVRDALMQPVRKVQSATHFKKVTGPSPTDPDVIVNDLLTPCSPGEPGAMEMTWMDVPSDKLGEPPVTMSDMLRSLATSKPTVNDDDMVKLKKFMEDFGQEG